A genome region from Coffea arabica cultivar ET-39 chromosome 7e, Coffea Arabica ET-39 HiFi, whole genome shotgun sequence includes the following:
- the LOC113700604 gene encoding putative late blight resistance protein homolog R1B-17 yields MLKLYEGVRFLTILLSLKHEKFYELSDKMKDRIGVMIIDVGILICSISMDEMKDGFAKETDFVLFHLLEELQFVMEEVAQIYPPSSLQLSFPRTNELGFIDFLLENLKEVKAGSSTFPMAEIKTVQEDLVVIRSFLEKIVDQRNQNEKLQGFWSHVMEVAYKVEFIIESTVLGDEHEHCLGSVAREINLIRIEALEIYDNIRHDGETPRVTQNLIQMPSHVTAPISSEDFVGLKDEMETIINRLTRGSMLLDIVPVVGMAGLGKTTLANTVYCDPSVIIHFPIRVWCTVSQAYIKHNLIAQILSCIASGSSDEYLKMTEDDLAEKLYKCLKRNRYLIILDDMWDIGVWNLLKTSLPDDANQSRILFTSRFQNMSMQIKPDSKPHHLRSLTDKESWELLQIKLFGNVGCPPSLCEVGIQIANNCKGLPLSVVLVAGILATTTQDCAMWEEVAKSLSSSIVLEAEQCMKTLEKGLDRPHEALPSLL; encoded by the coding sequence AAGGATCGAATTGGAGTAATGATCATTGATGTAGGAATTCTAATTTGCTCCATTTCTATGGATGAAATGAAAGATGGCTTCGCCAAGGAAACAGACTTTGTTCTATTCCATTTGTTGGAAGAGCTCCAGTTTGTTATGGAAGAAGTTGCACAAATTTATCCACCATCATCATTACAACTAAGTTTCCCCAGGACTAATGAGCTGGGCTTTATTGATTTTCTTCTAGAAAATCTCAAGGAAGTAAAGGCTGGTTCAAGTACTTTCCCAATGGCTGAAATCAAGACAGTCCAAGAAGATCTTGTAGTCATAAGATCTTTCCTAGAGAAAATTGTGGACCAGCGCAACCAGAATGAAAAACTCCAAGGTTTTTGGAGTCATGTTATGGAAGTTGCATACAAGGTTGAATTCATAATTGAATCTACAGTGCTTGGTGATGAACATGAACATTGTCTGGGATCTGTTGCCAGAGAAATCAATCTTATTAGGATTGAGGCCCTTGAGATCTATGATAACATTAGGCATGATGGTGAGACCCCCAGAGTTACCCAGAATTTGATTCAAATGCCATCACATGTTACTGCTCCAATATCCAGTGAAGATTTTGTGGGTCTCAAAGACGAGATGGAAACTATAATTAATAGACTAACCAGAGGATCAATGCTGTTGGATATTGTTCCTGTTGTGGGTATGGCTGGACTTGGTAAGACAACATTAGCCAATACGGTTTACTGTGATCCTTCAGTTATTATACACTTTCCTATTCGTGTTTGGTGTACTGTTTCTCAAGCATATATCAAGCACAATTTGATAGCTCAGATTCTGTCTTGCATTGCTTCTGGAAGTTCTGATGAATACCTTAAAATGACAGAAGATGATTTGGCAGAAAAGTTGTACAAGTGTTTGAAGAGAAATAGGTATCTCATCATTTTGGATGATATGTGGGACATTGGGGTATGGAATTTGTTGAAAACTTCACTACCAGATGATGCCAATCAAAGCAGGATTCTGTTCACCAGCAGATTTCAGAATATGTCTATGCAAATTAAACCTGATAGCAAGCCTCACCATCTTCGCTCACTTACTGATAAAGAGAGTTGGGAATTGCTGCAAATTAAGCTATTTGGCAACGTAGGTTGTCCTCCATCATTATGTGAAGTTGGAATTCAAATAGCAAACAACTGTAAGGGCCTACCTCTCTCAGTTGTCCTTGTTGCTGGAATTCTTGCTACTACTACTCAAGATTGTGCAATGTGGGAAGAAGTTGCTAAAAGTCTAAGTTCCAGCATTGTTCTTGAAGCTGAGCAGTGTATGAAGACACTTGAGAAGGGACTTGACAGACCACATGAAGCCTTGCCTTCTTTACTTTAG